A region from the Catellatospora sp. TT07R-123 genome encodes:
- a CDS encoding nucleotide exchange factor GrpE produces the protein MTEPHAYPAQQADVEAEEPAGPSAPQAPAAPGEADKTAELENRLRRALADQDNLRKRYERQLSTEREAERARTAAVFLPIIDNLDLALQHADADPTALADGVRAVRDQAVATLATLGYPRREESGVPFDPMWHEAVSVLPAGDAAPGTVLAVVRPGYGEADRTLRPASVVVAGND, from the coding sequence ATGACCGAACCGCACGCCTATCCCGCGCAGCAGGCCGACGTGGAAGCGGAGGAGCCTGCCGGGCCGAGCGCCCCGCAGGCCCCCGCCGCGCCGGGCGAGGCCGACAAGACGGCCGAGCTGGAGAACCGGCTGCGCCGGGCCCTGGCCGACCAGGACAACCTGCGCAAGCGGTACGAGCGGCAGCTGTCCACCGAACGCGAGGCCGAGCGGGCCCGTACCGCCGCGGTGTTCCTGCCGATCATCGACAACCTGGACCTGGCCCTGCAGCACGCCGACGCCGACCCGACCGCGCTGGCCGACGGCGTGCGCGCGGTACGCGACCAGGCCGTGGCGACGCTGGCGACGCTCGGGTACCCGCGCCGGGAGGAGAGCGGCGTCCCGTTCGACCCGATGTGGCACGAGGCGGTCAGCGTGCTGCCCGCCGGGGACGCCGCGCCGGGCACGGTGCTGGCGGTGGTGCGGCCCGGCTACGGGGAGGCCGACCGGACGCTGCGCCCCGCGTCGGTAGTGGTCGCGGGCAACGACTGA
- a CDS encoding DnaJ C-terminal domain-containing protein — protein MARDFYEVLGVARDASADDIQRAFRTLARKYHPDVNKAPEAEERFKEINEAYHVLHDPQQRARYDRFGSDFRKIPEGYEDMAGAGGFRPGGAGRGGFPGGGFRGGGGQGEPFAWSYDGGDVDLDDLLGGLFAGRGAGRARGPAGPIPGADQEAELELSVEEAYRGGKRSLTLSGPEGPRSYDVNIPAGVTDGQRIRLAGQGGRARGGAEHGDLYLVVRLRPDPRFRVEGRDVHVRLPVTPAEAALGATVPVATPGGEATVQVPAGTGSGRRLRLRGQGMPSRRGEPGDLYAEVRIMVPDHLSDREKELYEELARVSVFDPRRERERAGR, from the coding sequence ATGGCCCGCGACTTCTACGAGGTGCTCGGCGTCGCCCGCGACGCCTCCGCCGACGACATCCAGCGGGCGTTCCGCACCCTGGCCAGGAAATACCACCCCGACGTGAACAAGGCGCCGGAGGCCGAGGAGCGGTTCAAGGAGATCAACGAGGCGTACCACGTGCTGCACGACCCGCAGCAGCGCGCCCGCTACGACCGCTTCGGCAGCGACTTCCGCAAGATCCCCGAGGGGTACGAGGACATGGCCGGCGCGGGCGGGTTCCGCCCCGGCGGCGCCGGTCGCGGCGGCTTCCCCGGGGGCGGGTTCCGGGGCGGCGGCGGGCAGGGCGAACCGTTCGCCTGGTCCTACGACGGCGGCGACGTCGACCTCGACGACCTGCTCGGCGGCCTGTTCGCCGGGCGCGGCGCGGGCCGGGCCCGCGGGCCGGCCGGCCCGATCCCGGGCGCCGACCAGGAGGCGGAGCTGGAACTGAGCGTCGAGGAGGCGTACCGGGGCGGAAAGCGGTCGCTCACCCTGTCCGGTCCGGAGGGTCCGCGCAGCTACGACGTGAACATCCCGGCCGGGGTGACCGACGGGCAGCGCATCCGGCTGGCCGGGCAGGGCGGCCGCGCCCGCGGCGGCGCCGAGCACGGCGACCTGTACCTGGTGGTGCGGCTGCGGCCCGACCCGCGGTTCCGGGTCGAGGGCCGCGACGTCCACGTCCGGCTGCCGGTGACCCCGGCCGAGGCGGCGCTCGGCGCGACCGTGCCGGTGGCGACACCCGGCGGCGAGGCGACGGTGCAGGTCCCGGCCGGGACGGGCAGCGGGCGGCGGCTGCGGCTGCGCGGGCAGGGCATGCCGTCGCGGCGCGGCGAGCCCGGCGACCTGTACGCCGAGGTCCGGATCATGGTGCCGGACCACCTGAGCGACCGCGAGAAAGAGCTGTACGAGGAGCTGGCCCGGGTGTCGGTGTTCGACCCGAGGCGGGAGCGGGAGAGGGCCGGCCGATGA
- a CDS encoding chaperone modulator CbpM translates to MRTYAIAVPVRLDLDRFARQAGLHPVLVQRFVALGLVEADRDPAGRLWFRPAALHRVARVQRLRADLCLNYTAIGLVVDLLDRIDDLQAALRRSEHGGHEPADAEVPGSAA, encoded by the coding sequence ATGAGGACGTATGCGATCGCCGTACCGGTGCGGCTTGATCTTGATCGTTTCGCCCGCCAGGCCGGGCTGCACCCGGTGCTGGTGCAGCGGTTCGTGGCCCTGGGCCTGGTCGAGGCCGACCGCGACCCCGCCGGGCGGCTGTGGTTCCGCCCGGCCGCGCTGCACCGGGTGGCGCGGGTGCAGCGGCTGCGCGCCGACCTGTGCCTCAACTACACCGCGATCGGGCTGGTCGTCGACCTGCTCGACCGCATCGACGACCTACAGGCGGCGCTACGAAGGAGTGAGCACGGTGGACATGAACCGGCTGACGCAGAAGTCCCAGGAAGCGCTGCATGA
- the clpB gene encoding ATP-dependent chaperone ClpB, which produces MDMNRLTQKSQEALHDAQTIALRLGQTEVDGEHLLLALLDQPDGIVARLISQLGANPDVLRAEVEQDLAKRPRVSGPGAQPGQVYVTQRLSLLLDTAEREAKRLKDEYVSVEHLLLALADEGSATAAGRRLKENGVTREAFLKALTQVRGNQRVTSAMPEVTYEALEKYGRDLVADARNNKLDPVIGRDGEIRRVIQILSRKTKNNPVLIGDPGVGKTAIVEGLAQRIVRGDVPEGLRDKTVFALDMGSLVAGAKYRGEFEERLKAVLNEVRAAEGRILLFVDELHTVVGAGGGSEGAMDAGNMLKPMLARGELHMIGATTVDEFRKHIEKDAALARRFQQVLVDEPTVEDTISILRGIRERLEVFHGVRIQDSALVAAATLSHRYITDRFLPDKAIDLVDEACARLRTEIDSMPAELDEITRRVMRLEIEEAALAKEDDPASLARLDQLRRELADLRAESDAKRAQWESERQAIRRVQDLRGELEQARREAEDAERAYDLNRAAELRYGQIAELERRLQNEQDKLADRQGGRGLLREVVTEDEIADIVSAWTGIPVARLQEGERQKLLRLDEILHERVVGQDEAVRVVADAIIRARSGIKDPRRPIGSFIFLGPTGVGKTELAKALAAALFDSEDAIVRLDMSEYQERHTVSRLVGAPPGYVGYEEGGQLTEAVRRKPYSVVLFDEIEKAHPDVFNTLLQVLDDGRITDAQGRTVDFRNTVIIMTSNIGAEFLLEGTGNEISQSARDQVQAALRAHFRPEFLNRVDDIVLFHRLSLDQIELIVDLQFADLRARLAERRIELEVTEPARKLIAEHGYDPVYGARPLRRYISHEVETRIGRAIIAGDLREDAVIRVDAADGELAVSFEAADADRMAHA; this is translated from the coding sequence GTGGACATGAACCGGCTGACGCAGAAGTCCCAGGAAGCGCTGCATGACGCACAGACGATCGCCCTGCGGCTGGGCCAGACCGAGGTCGACGGCGAGCACCTGCTGCTCGCCCTGCTCGACCAGCCCGACGGCATCGTCGCCCGGCTGATCTCGCAGCTCGGCGCGAACCCGGACGTGCTGCGCGCCGAGGTCGAGCAGGACCTCGCCAAGCGGCCCAGGGTCAGCGGACCCGGCGCCCAGCCCGGCCAGGTGTACGTCACCCAGCGCCTCTCCCTGCTGCTGGACACCGCCGAACGCGAGGCCAAGCGCCTCAAGGACGAATACGTCTCCGTCGAGCACCTGCTGCTCGCCCTGGCCGACGAGGGCTCGGCCACGGCCGCCGGGCGGCGGCTGAAGGAGAACGGCGTCACCCGCGAGGCGTTCCTCAAGGCGCTGACCCAGGTGCGCGGCAACCAGCGGGTCACCTCCGCCATGCCCGAGGTGACGTACGAGGCGCTGGAGAAGTACGGCCGCGACCTGGTCGCCGACGCCCGCAACAACAAGCTGGACCCGGTGATCGGCCGCGACGGCGAGATCCGCCGCGTGATCCAGATCCTGTCCCGCAAGACGAAGAACAACCCGGTGCTGATCGGCGACCCGGGCGTCGGCAAGACCGCGATCGTGGAGGGCCTGGCCCAGCGGATCGTGCGCGGCGACGTGCCCGAGGGACTGCGCGACAAGACCGTGTTCGCGCTGGACATGGGGTCCCTGGTGGCCGGGGCCAAGTATCGCGGCGAGTTCGAGGAGCGGCTCAAGGCCGTCCTCAACGAGGTCCGCGCCGCCGAGGGGCGCATCCTGCTGTTCGTCGACGAGCTGCACACCGTCGTCGGGGCGGGCGGCGGCTCCGAGGGCGCGATGGACGCGGGCAACATGCTCAAGCCGATGCTGGCCCGCGGCGAGCTGCACATGATCGGCGCGACCACGGTGGACGAGTTCCGCAAGCACATCGAGAAGGACGCCGCGCTGGCCCGGCGCTTCCAGCAGGTGCTGGTCGACGAGCCGACCGTCGAGGACACCATCTCGATCCTGCGCGGCATCCGCGAGCGCCTAGAGGTGTTCCACGGGGTGCGCATCCAGGACTCGGCGCTGGTCGCGGCGGCGACGCTGAGCCACCGGTACATCACCGACCGGTTCCTGCCCGACAAGGCGATCGACCTGGTGGACGAGGCGTGCGCGCGGCTGCGTACCGAGATCGACTCGATGCCGGCCGAGCTGGACGAGATCACCCGCCGGGTGATGCGGCTGGAGATCGAGGAGGCGGCACTGGCCAAGGAGGACGACCCGGCCAGCCTCGCCCGCCTGGACCAGCTCCGGCGCGAGCTCGCCGACCTGCGCGCCGAGTCCGACGCCAAGCGGGCCCAGTGGGAGAGCGAGCGGCAGGCCATCCGCCGGGTGCAGGACCTGCGCGGGGAACTGGAGCAGGCCCGGCGCGAGGCCGAGGACGCCGAGCGGGCGTACGACCTCAACCGCGCCGCCGAACTGCGCTACGGCCAGATCGCCGAACTGGAACGGCGGCTGCAGAACGAGCAGGACAAGCTCGCCGACCGGCAGGGCGGACGCGGCCTGCTGCGCGAGGTCGTCACCGAGGACGAGATCGCCGACATCGTCTCGGCGTGGACCGGCATCCCCGTCGCCCGCCTCCAGGAGGGCGAACGGCAGAAACTGCTGCGGCTGGACGAGATCCTGCACGAACGCGTCGTCGGGCAGGACGAGGCCGTCCGGGTCGTCGCCGACGCGATCATCCGGGCCCGGTCGGGCATCAAGGACCCGCGCCGCCCGATCGGATCGTTCATCTTCCTGGGGCCGACCGGTGTCGGCAAGACCGAGCTGGCCAAAGCCCTGGCGGCGGCGCTGTTCGACTCCGAGGACGCGATCGTGCGCCTGGACATGAGCGAATACCAGGAGCGGCACACCGTCAGCCGCCTCGTCGGCGCCCCGCCCGGCTACGTCGGATACGAGGAGGGCGGGCAGCTGACCGAGGCGGTGCGGCGCAAGCCGTACTCGGTGGTGCTGTTCGACGAGATCGAGAAGGCGCACCCCGACGTGTTCAACACGCTGCTCCAGGTGCTCGACGACGGCCGCATCACCGACGCGCAGGGCCGCACCGTCGACTTCCGCAACACCGTCATCATCATGACGTCCAACATCGGCGCGGAGTTCCTGCTGGAGGGCACCGGCAACGAGATCAGCCAGTCCGCCCGCGACCAGGTCCAGGCCGCGCTGCGGGCGCACTTCCGGCCCGAGTTCCTCAACCGCGTCGACGACATCGTGCTGTTCCACCGGCTGTCGCTGGACCAGATCGAACTGATCGTCGACCTGCAGTTCGCCGACCTGCGCGCCCGGCTGGCCGAGCGGCGCATCGAGCTGGAGGTCACCGAACCGGCCCGCAAGCTGATCGCCGAGCACGGCTACGACCCCGTCTACGGCGCCCGGCCGCTGCGCCGCTACATCTCCCACGAGGTCGAGACCCGCATCGGCCGCGCCATCATCGCCGGCGACCTGCGCGAGGACGCCGTGATCCGGGTCGATGCCGCAGACGGCGAGCTCGCGGTATCCTTCGAAGCCGCCGACGCCGACCGGATGGCGCACGCCTGA
- the trxA gene encoding thioredoxin: MADSPITACPHCGTRNRVPAAAKGLPRCGKCQELLPWLTDATDADFTEIVEQSALPVLMDLWAPWCGPCRVVAPGVARAAEAYAGRLKVVKVNVDIAQQTAVRYQAQSIPLLLLLDKGAVRARQVGAVPTDALLRWVDQSLALSPAA; the protein is encoded by the coding sequence ATGGCCGACAGCCCCATCACCGCCTGCCCGCACTGCGGCACGCGCAACCGGGTGCCCGCCGCGGCCAAGGGACTGCCCCGCTGCGGCAAGTGCCAGGAGCTGCTGCCCTGGCTGACCGACGCGACCGACGCCGACTTCACCGAGATCGTCGAGCAGTCGGCACTGCCGGTGCTGATGGACCTGTGGGCGCCCTGGTGCGGCCCGTGCCGGGTGGTGGCCCCGGGCGTGGCCAGGGCCGCCGAGGCGTACGCGGGACGCCTGAAGGTCGTGAAGGTCAACGTCGACATCGCCCAGCAGACGGCTGTCCGCTACCAGGCGCAGTCGATCCCGCTGCTGCTCCTGCTGGACAAGGGCGCCGTCCGGGCGCGCCAGGTCGGCGCCGTCCCCACCGACGCCCTCCTGCGCTGGGTCGACCAGTCCCTGGCTCTCTCCCCCGCCGCCTGA